A stretch of [Clostridium] innocuum DNA encodes these proteins:
- the rplS gene encoding 50S ribosomal protein L19, which produces MNMQLVNEVTKSQLKKDVPFFKSGSTVRVHVKIKEGDKSRIQVFEGLVIAKQGGGINEVFTVRKISNQIGVERTFPIHSPIVEKIEVVRNGKVRRNKLFYLRGRSGKASRIKEVR; this is translated from the coding sequence ATGAACATGCAGTTAGTAAATGAAGTAACAAAATCACAATTGAAGAAAGATGTCCCATTCTTTAAATCAGGTAGTACCGTTCGAGTACACGTTAAGATCAAAGAGGGTGACAAATCCCGTATTCAGGTATTTGAAGGATTGGTTATCGCAAAGCAGGGTGGAGGAATCAACGAAGTATTCACTGTTCGTAAAATCTCTAACCAGATCGGTGTAGAAAGAACATTCCCGATTCACTCTCCAATTGTTGAAAAAATCGAAGTTGTACGTAACGGTAAGGTTAGAAGAAACAAATTATTCTACTTACGCGGACGTTCTGGTAAGGCTTCTCGTATTAAAGAAGTTCGTTAA
- the lepB gene encoding signal peptidase I, producing MQKQEKDRHRLEEHESLAGVIFSNLFSLLKIFLVCFVLVYLTANYLVRPLRVQGGSMYPTLKTGEFGFGNAFSGHFQEIKRGDIVIVYDKKKTHTYWVKRVIGLPGERIRASGDTVYINDTAIQEPYLDNDYADSIRLTENYKFTEDFDEVQLGEDEYYLMGDNRYASKDSREMGAFKRGDIKAVDFFIVLPFNKMRVAE from the coding sequence ATGCAGAAGCAGGAGAAGGACAGACACAGACTGGAAGAACACGAATCACTGGCAGGCGTGATTTTTTCCAACCTGTTTTCATTGCTGAAAATATTCCTTGTCTGTTTTGTGCTGGTGTATCTGACAGCCAATTATCTTGTGCGGCCGCTGCGTGTACAGGGAGGCAGTATGTATCCGACGCTGAAAACGGGTGAATTCGGATTTGGCAATGCGTTTTCCGGTCATTTTCAGGAAATCAAGCGCGGCGATATCGTGATTGTCTATGACAAGAAGAAGACGCATACCTATTGGGTGAAGCGTGTCATCGGTCTGCCCGGTGAGCGGATCCGCGCCAGTGGGGATACGGTATACATCAATGATACAGCTATTCAGGAGCCTTATCTTGACAATGATTATGCGGATAGTATCCGGTTGACGGAAAATTATAAATTCACAGAGGATTTTGATGAGGTGCAGCTGGGAGAGGACGAATATTATCTGATGGGGGACAATCGCTATGCAAGCAAGGACTCCCGCGAAATGGGGGCCTTCAAGCGCGGGGATATCAAGGCAGTGGATTTTTTCATTGTGCTGCCGTTTAATAAAATGAGAGTGGCGGAATAA
- the lepB gene encoding signal peptidase I, producing the protein MNKNKRTRSNLDIVYTILDFARLILITVVAAMVILVFVARKEEVRGTSMYPTLVEGESVIINMAANYVGEIKRFDVVVAREYRSDDLWVKRVIGLPGETISYREDVLYVDGKAMEEPFLDKKYVEQVKKSANKLYFTQDYTSKKLGKNEYLLVGDNRNESLDSRNDAVGPFQREQIIARGVFVYQPFSKARYVGNGG; encoded by the coding sequence ATGAACAAAAACAAAAGAACCAGAAGCAATCTGGACATTGTATATACTATCCTTGACTTTGCCCGACTGATTCTGATCACTGTAGTGGCGGCAATGGTCATTCTGGTCTTTGTGGCACGCAAGGAGGAAGTCAGAGGCACCTCCATGTATCCCACGCTGGTGGAAGGTGAGTCGGTAATCATCAATATGGCAGCAAACTATGTCGGTGAAATTAAGCGCTTTGATGTGGTTGTTGCCAGAGAATATCGAAGTGATGATTTGTGGGTCAAGCGTGTCATCGGGTTGCCTGGAGAAACGATCAGCTACCGTGAGGATGTGCTGTACGTGGATGGAAAGGCGATGGAGGAACCGTTTCTGGATAAGAAGTATGTGGAACAGGTGAAAAAAAGTGCGAATAAGCTTTATTTTACACAGGATTATACATCAAAAAAGCTGGGGAAGAATGAATATCTGCTGGTTGGTGATAACCGTAATGAATCTCTGGATTCAAGAAATGATGCTGTAGGGCCGTTTCAGCGAGAACAGATCATCGCCAGAGGGGTGTTTGTTTACCAGCCGTTTTCGAAAGCGAGGTATGTAGGCAATGGCGGATGA
- the ylqF gene encoding ribosome biogenesis GTPase YlqF, protein MADDKIRIQWFPGHMTKAKREMQEKLNMVDMVIELRDARIPSASKNPMIEELCQNKPRLIVLSKKDKADAAATKLWCSALQNETTRVVALDILKENITARIVEESRLLMQAKIERMKRRGIRPRAIRAMVVGVPNVGKSTFINRISKKKVAVTGDRPGVTRALQWSKVNQNLELLDTPGVLWPKFEDETVGVLLAITGAIRDEILPLEEIAAWAMRYLIANHKEALQQRYDIAVCEDPYIMLERIAEKRGFMRKGEMDEKRTIEAFLRELRDDKLGRITWEMPYADSE, encoded by the coding sequence ATGGCGGATGATAAAATACGCATTCAATGGTTCCCTGGTCATATGACCAAGGCGAAGCGGGAAATGCAGGAAAAGCTGAACATGGTGGACATGGTGATCGAGCTGCGGGATGCCCGCATTCCAAGTGCCAGCAAGAATCCGATGATTGAGGAGCTGTGTCAGAACAAGCCGCGGCTGATCGTACTTTCCAAAAAGGATAAGGCGGATGCTGCGGCGACAAAGCTGTGGTGCAGTGCGTTGCAGAATGAAACCACACGCGTTGTGGCGCTGGATATTCTGAAGGAGAATATCACAGCGAGAATCGTGGAGGAAAGCCGTCTGCTCATGCAGGCGAAAATCGAACGCATGAAGCGAAGAGGCATCCGTCCCCGTGCCATTCGTGCAATGGTTGTCGGAGTGCCGAATGTCGGTAAATCCACTTTTATTAACCGGATATCCAAAAAAAAGGTGGCTGTCACCGGAGATCGTCCGGGTGTGACAAGGGCACTGCAGTGGTCGAAGGTGAATCAGAATCTGGAGCTGCTCGATACTCCGGGGGTGCTGTGGCCGAAATTTGAGGATGAAACCGTCGGTGTTCTGCTGGCTATCACGGGAGCGATACGTGATGAAATCCTCCCGCTGGAGGAGATTGCGGCCTGGGCGATGCGGTATCTGATTGCGAACCATAAAGAGGCGCTGCAGCAGCGCTATGATATTGCCGTGTGTGAGGATCCCTATATCATGCTGGAGCGAATTGCAGAAAAGCGCGGCTTTATGCGCAAGGGTGAAATGGATGAGAAGCGTACCATTGAAGCTTTCCTGCGGGAGCTGCGGGATGACAAGCTGGGAAGAATTACGTGGGAGATGCCGTATGCAGACAGCGAATGA
- a CDS encoding ribonuclease HII, which produces MQTANEYEQVWWQQGKRCIVGIDEAGRGPIAGPLVVAAVAFPPGYSHPEIYDSKKLSDKKRRALFHEVVAQALEYHIRIIEPKIIDELNIYRATQRAMQDISDMFAHADGILTDAMPLPHNERDVISLVKGDQKSVSIAAASILAKVTRDCMMEAYDRQYPQYGFARHKGYPTKAHIEALHTYGVITGLYRESYGPVAAMRQLVLDI; this is translated from the coding sequence ATGCAGACAGCGAATGAGTATGAACAGGTATGGTGGCAGCAGGGAAAGCGCTGCATTGTAGGCATCGATGAAGCAGGCAGAGGTCCCATTGCCGGACCTCTTGTCGTTGCGGCCGTTGCCTTTCCACCAGGGTATTCCCATCCGGAAATTTACGACTCCAAGAAGCTGAGCGATAAGAAGCGAAGAGCCCTTTTCCATGAGGTGGTTGCGCAGGCGCTGGAATATCATATACGTATCATCGAGCCGAAGATTATCGATGAATTGAATATTTATCGTGCGACCCAGAGGGCGATGCAGGATATAAGCGATATGTTTGCACATGCGGACGGTATTTTAACGGATGCCATGCCGCTTCCTCATAATGAGCGGGATGTGATTTCCCTTGTTAAGGGAGATCAGAAAAGCGTCAGTATTGCAGCCGCAAGCATTTTGGCCAAGGTTACACGGGATTGTATGATGGAAGCGTATGACCGGCAGTATCCGCAATATGGCTTTGCGCGTCACAAGGGCTATCCGACAAAGGCTCATATAGAGGCACTGCATACCTATGGTGTGATTACAGGGCTGTATCGGGAAAGCTATGGTCCGGTAGCTGCCATGCGGCAGCTGGTGCTGGATATTTAA
- a CDS encoding NfeD family protein has translation MVLIWIAISVGAVLVELATPTALISIWFAVGGVIGALTALINLPLWVQIVCFVVVSLASMLIVRPIASRYLRGNTVPTNADRFIGEIAQVTSLVTKDEWGEVKVNGTMWHAVPVDDDSIEEGAKVKVVAIEGAKLLVKRVSER, from the coding sequence ATGGTACTGATCTGGATTGCCATTAGCGTAGGCGCGGTTCTGGTTGAACTGGCGACACCTACTGCATTGATTTCCATATGGTTTGCCGTGGGAGGTGTAATCGGAGCGCTGACGGCTTTGATCAATCTTCCGCTGTGGGTGCAGATTGTATGCTTTGTTGTTGTTTCACTTGCCAGTATGCTGATTGTGCGTCCGATAGCCTCACGTTATCTGCGTGGGAATACGGTGCCTACCAATGCCGATCGCTTTATCGGTGAGATTGCGCAGGTAACCAGTCTTGTGACAAAGGATGAATGGGGTGAGGTCAAGGTGAACGGGACAATGTGGCATGCGGTTCCTGTGGATGATGATTCCATCGAGGAAGGTGCAAAGGTCAAGGTTGTCGCTATTGAAGGTGCTAAGTTACTTGTAAAAAGAGTAAGCGAAAGATAG
- a CDS encoding SPFH/Band 7/PHB domain protein, giving the protein MSVFQIILLVVVALILVGLFAYLIRIVPQAKAYVVERLGAYHTTWNTGIHILVPFVDRVSNKVTLKEVVKDFAPQPVITKDNVTMQIDTVVYFQITDPKLYTYGVVGPITAIENLTATTLRNIIGDLELDETLTSRDIINTKMRAILDEATDPWGIKVNRVEVKNIIPPRDIQEAMEKQMRAERERRESILRAEGEKRSNILTAEGEKEAMVLRANAKKEAMIAEAEGQARAMERIYEAQARGIEMIKNANPTKEYLSLKSLETYEKMADGKATKIVVPSEMQNMASFLTSAREILVDDAAKDALEEVIKPKKG; this is encoded by the coding sequence ATGAGTGTATTTCAGATTATACTGCTTGTTGTAGTTGCGCTGATTCTGGTTGGGCTGTTTGCCTACCTCATCCGTATCGTGCCGCAGGCAAAGGCATATGTCGTTGAACGACTGGGTGCCTATCATACAACTTGGAACACAGGAATTCATATTCTGGTTCCTTTTGTGGATCGTGTTTCGAATAAGGTGACATTGAAGGAGGTTGTGAAGGATTTTGCTCCGCAGCCGGTTATCACCAAGGATAATGTAACCATGCAGATTGACACGGTTGTATATTTTCAGATTACCGATCCAAAGCTGTATACGTATGGTGTTGTAGGACCGATCACCGCGATTGAAAATTTAACAGCGACCACACTGCGTAATATCATCGGTGATCTGGAGCTGGATGAAACGCTGACCTCCCGTGATATTATCAATACGAAGATGCGTGCGATTCTGGATGAAGCAACAGATCCATGGGGCATTAAGGTGAACCGTGTAGAGGTTAAAAACATCATCCCGCCGCGCGATATTCAGGAAGCGATGGAAAAGCAGATGCGTGCAGAGCGTGAACGACGTGAATCCATCCTTCGTGCAGAGGGTGAAAAACGAAGCAATATCCTGACTGCCGAGGGTGAAAAGGAAGCGATGGTGCTGCGTGCTAATGCAAAGAAGGAAGCAATGATTGCGGAAGCGGAAGGACAGGCACGTGCAATGGAGCGTATTTATGAAGCACAGGCCCGTGGTATTGAGATGATTAAGAATGCCAACCCGACGAAGGAATATCTGAGTCTGAAGAGTCTGGAAACCTATGAGAAAATGGCGGATGGCAAAGCGACCAAGATTGTTGTGCCAAGCGAAATGCAGAATATGGCTTCCTTCCTGACAAGTGCCAGAGAAATTCTGGTAGATGATGCAGCGAAGGATGCGCTGGAAGAAGTCATTAAGCCGAAAAAGGGCTGA
- the dprA gene encoding DNA-protecting protein DprA, with the protein MREQLLCYALRYEGDWKKMKLALDRQEPWTRMAYEGSYVTIADQAYPDKLRRLACPPWILFYEGDMTLLQKPGCGIVGSRQASAAGLRNCARITDCMKERFVIVSGLARGIDGQAHRSALDQHTIAVIGCGLDVVYPKEHASLYAVMIKKQLIISEYPNGTKPYAYHFPWRNRIIAALSEAVIVVEARRRSGSLLTVNEALELDIPVYCVPHAYLDEAGTGCNLLISQGANILVDEDDLRLIF; encoded by the coding sequence ATGAGAGAACAACTATTGTGCTATGCACTGCGCTATGAAGGCGACTGGAAAAAGATGAAGCTTGCGCTGGACAGGCAGGAGCCCTGGACACGGATGGCGTATGAGGGAAGCTATGTGACGATTGCTGATCAGGCCTATCCCGACAAGCTGCGAAGGCTTGCCTGTCCGCCGTGGATATTGTTTTATGAGGGTGACATGACACTGCTTCAGAAACCGGGCTGCGGTATTGTCGGCAGTCGGCAGGCGAGTGCTGCGGGGCTAAGAAACTGTGCGCGTATTACCGATTGTATGAAAGAGCGCTTCGTCATCGTGTCCGGTCTTGCCAGGGGAATTGATGGACAGGCGCATCGCAGTGCACTGGATCAGCATACGATTGCAGTAATTGGCTGTGGTCTGGATGTCGTATATCCAAAGGAGCATGCGTCCCTGTATGCTGTTATGATAAAAAAGCAGCTGATTATCAGTGAGTATCCAAACGGAACAAAGCCCTATGCGTACCACTTTCCATGGCGAAATCGGATTATCGCCGCATTGAGTGAGGCCGTTATCGTTGTGGAGGCTCGTCGAAGAAGTGGTTCGCTGCTGACGGTAAATGAGGCGCTGGAGCTGGATATTCCTGTTTACTGTGTGCCTCATGCTTATCTGGATGAGGCCGGAACCGGCTGCAATCTATTGATCTCACAGGGGGCAAATATCCTTGTGGATGAGGACGATCTGCGCCTTATTTTTTAA
- the topA gene encoding type I DNA topoisomerase: MKNLVIVESPSKSKTIEKYLGGDYHVVSSKGHIRDLATSGKGGLGIDVENDFEPTYKVSSDKRAVVKELKDLAKKSDHVYLASDPDREGEAIAWHLANVLDLNMEEENRIIFNEITKHAVVEAFEHPRTIDQDLVKSQEARRMLDRIIGFKLSKLLQSKIKSKSAGRVQSVALRLIVERENEIRAFKSEEYWTLAANIEKDGKMFSASLNKIDGKKADLKTQEEVNAVIERCCHDFIVSSIEKKVRKKEARMPFITSTLQQEASTKLGFGAKKTMQIAQKLYEGLPLAGGVSEGLISYMRTDSTRLSDQFVKDAESYIEETYGKDYKGRARQKNSENAQDAHEAIRPTSILNTPARVKEYLTNDQYKLYKLIYARTLASLMAPSKSNVVNVQIVSDGCEFSANGSILTFDGYLKIYSDYETVKDEMLPIMEEQETLKDVELEGKQHFTEPPLRYSEARLIKDLEEKGIGRPSTYAIIIDTLQARGYVSLERPSEGSKTKVFIPSEQGELTDTKLQEFFSGIINVSYTANMEHHLDEIAAGERNNIEEVRTFYNEFEPLLQNAYENMEKKELERTGEKCPDCGNDLVYRIGRFGKFISCINFPECRYTKGEDEDENAVEEVCPKCGSKMVTKKGRYGSFLACSNYPECKYIKSNKTKEEPEPTGEMCPDCGHELVRRKSRFGTTFIGCSNYPKCRYIKKEPKKEKAEGDDKAAPKKKAAAKKTTKKVVKKAVKKPVKKAVEAEAEGSES; encoded by the coding sequence ATGAAAAATCTGGTTATTGTGGAATCCCCTTCCAAATCCAAAACCATAGAAAAATACCTGGGTGGCGACTATCATGTTGTTTCATCCAAAGGACATATACGTGATCTTGCGACAAGCGGCAAGGGTGGTCTGGGAATCGATGTTGAGAATGATTTCGAGCCGACCTACAAGGTCAGCAGTGACAAACGCGCAGTCGTTAAGGAGCTGAAGGACCTCGCGAAAAAAAGCGATCATGTATATCTGGCAAGTGACCCCGACCGTGAGGGAGAGGCGATTGCCTGGCATCTGGCAAATGTGCTGGATTTGAATATGGAAGAAGAAAACCGTATCATCTTCAACGAAATCACAAAGCATGCAGTGGTGGAGGCGTTTGAGCATCCGCGTACGATTGATCAGGACCTGGTGAAATCCCAGGAGGCACGGCGTATGCTGGACCGCATCATCGGCTTTAAGCTGTCCAAGCTGTTACAGAGTAAAATAAAAAGCAAATCCGCAGGCCGTGTGCAGTCGGTGGCACTGCGCCTGATCGTTGAACGGGAAAATGAAATCCGCGCGTTTAAGAGTGAGGAATACTGGACACTGGCTGCCAATATTGAAAAGGATGGAAAGATGTTCAGCGCATCCTTAAACAAGATTGACGGCAAGAAGGCTGACCTGAAAACGCAGGAGGAGGTCAATGCGGTCATCGAGCGCTGCTGTCATGACTTCATTGTCAGCAGCATTGAAAAGAAGGTTCGCAAGAAAGAAGCAAGAATGCCGTTCATCACCTCCACCCTGCAGCAGGAGGCAAGCACCAAGCTGGGCTTTGGAGCAAAGAAAACCATGCAGATTGCACAGAAGCTGTATGAGGGACTTCCGCTTGCGGGAGGAGTCAGCGAGGGTCTTATTTCCTATATGCGTACCGATTCCACACGACTGAGTGATCAGTTTGTCAAGGATGCGGAAAGCTATATCGAAGAAACCTATGGGAAGGACTACAAGGGACGTGCCCGTCAGAAAAACAGTGAAAATGCACAGGATGCGCATGAGGCCATTCGTCCGACGAGTATTCTGAATACGCCGGCAAGAGTCAAGGAATATCTGACAAATGATCAGTATAAGCTGTACAAGCTGATTTATGCCAGAACGCTGGCATCCTTAATGGCGCCAAGCAAAAGCAATGTGGTCAATGTACAGATCGTATCCGATGGCTGTGAGTTCAGTGCCAACGGCTCCATTCTTACCTTTGACGGTTATCTGAAAATCTACAGCGATTATGAAACTGTTAAGGATGAAATGCTGCCAATCATGGAAGAACAGGAAACGCTCAAGGATGTTGAGCTGGAAGGTAAGCAGCACTTCACCGAGCCGCCGCTTCGCTACAGTGAGGCCCGCCTGATCAAGGATCTGGAGGAAAAGGGAATTGGACGTCCGTCCACCTATGCAATCATCATTGATACACTGCAGGCCCGCGGCTATGTCTCTTTGGAGCGCCCAAGTGAGGGCAGTAAGACGAAGGTCTTCATCCCCAGTGAACAGGGCGAGCTGACCGACACCAAGCTGCAGGAATTCTTCAGCGGCATCATCAACGTATCCTATACGGCGAATATGGAGCATCACCTGGACGAGATTGCGGCAGGAGAGCGAAACAATATTGAAGAGGTTCGTACCTTCTATAATGAATTTGAACCGCTGCTGCAGAATGCATATGAGAATATGGAAAAGAAGGAGCTGGAGCGCACCGGAGAAAAATGTCCGGACTGCGGGAACGACCTGGTGTATCGCATCGGGCGTTTCGGTAAATTTATCTCCTGCATCAACTTTCCGGAATGCCGCTATACCAAAGGTGAGGATGAGGATGAAAATGCTGTGGAGGAGGTCTGCCCGAAATGCGGAAGCAAGATGGTGACGAAAAAAGGACGCTACGGCTCCTTCCTTGCCTGCAGCAATTACCCGGAATGTAAATATATCAAAAGCAACAAGACGAAGGAAGAACCGGAGCCTACCGGAGAAATGTGTCCGGACTGCGGTCATGAGCTGGTAAGAAGAAAATCCCGTTTCGGTACGACCTTTATCGGCTGCAGCAATTATCCGAAATGCCGCTATATCAAAAAGGAACCGAAGAAGGAAAAAGCGGAAGGGGATGATAAGGCAGCACCGAAGAAAAAGGCAGCTGCCAAGAAAACGACCAAGAAGGTTGTGAAAAAGGCAGTGAAGAAACCCGTGAAGAAGGCTGTGGAAGCAGAGGCAGAAGGCAGTGAATCATGA
- a CDS encoding methylenetetrahydrofolate--tRNA-(uracil(54)-C(5))-methyltransferase (FADH(2)-oxidizing) TrmFO, with translation MMDKVTVVGAGLAGCEAAWQLVKRKIPVRLVEMRPKTSSPAHHSENFAELVCSNSLRSDSLNNAVGILKEEMRHLDSIIMESADATRVPAGSALAVDRQAFSRRITEQLKQHPLIEVIQEEVTQIPDGPCIIASGPLTSDALSKAIQEYTHADYFHFYDAAAPIIEKDSIDFSKAYIKSRYDKGEAAYINCAMSREEFDAFYEELIHAETAQLHEFEDETYFEGCMPFEEMARRGRQTLLFGPMKPVGLERPDGTTPYAVVQLRQDNAVASLYNIVGFQTHLKWGEQKRLLSMIPGLENVSIVRYGVMHRNSYLCAPKVLRPTYQHVQRDDLFFAGQLCGVEGYVESAASGLLAGMNMANLMREKAVVELPDTCVIGSMAHYITHASERYFQPMNANFGIMRLLEKVKKKERKEAFANQALSVIDTYKKEFD, from the coding sequence ATGATGGATAAGGTAACCGTTGTCGGAGCCGGTCTGGCAGGCTGTGAGGCGGCGTGGCAGCTGGTAAAGCGCAAGATTCCGGTACGGCTTGTGGAAATGCGGCCGAAAACGTCCTCACCGGCACACCACAGTGAAAACTTTGCGGAGCTTGTGTGCTCCAATTCCCTTCGCTCGGATTCCCTGAACAATGCGGTTGGGATTTTGAAAGAGGAAATGCGGCATCTGGATTCCATCATCATGGAGAGTGCGGATGCCACACGGGTTCCGGCCGGCAGTGCGCTGGCAGTGGATCGTCAGGCCTTTTCCCGGCGTATTACAGAACAGCTGAAACAGCATCCGCTGATTGAGGTCATACAGGAAGAGGTAACACAGATTCCCGATGGTCCCTGCATCATTGCCAGCGGTCCGCTGACAAGCGATGCATTAAGCAAAGCCATACAGGAATACACCCATGCGGATTATTTCCATTTCTATGATGCGGCCGCCCCGATCATTGAAAAGGACAGCATTGATTTTTCTAAGGCATATATCAAATCCCGTTATGATAAGGGAGAGGCTGCCTATATCAACTGTGCGATGAGCAGGGAGGAATTTGATGCCTTTTACGAGGAGCTGATTCATGCGGAAACCGCACAGCTGCACGAGTTTGAGGATGAAACCTACTTTGAAGGCTGTATGCCGTTTGAGGAAATGGCACGCCGCGGACGGCAGACGCTGCTGTTTGGGCCGATGAAGCCGGTTGGACTGGAGCGTCCGGATGGAACGACACCGTATGCGGTTGTCCAGCTGCGTCAGGATAATGCCGTGGCAAGTCTGTATAATATCGTCGGCTTTCAGACGCATTTAAAATGGGGGGAGCAGAAGCGTCTGCTGTCCATGATTCCCGGCTTAGAGAATGTTTCCATTGTGCGCTATGGTGTCATGCACCGCAACTCCTATCTGTGTGCACCGAAGGTTCTGCGCCCCACCTATCAGCATGTCCAGCGGGATGATCTGTTCTTTGCCGGTCAGCTGTGCGGCGTGGAGGGCTATGTCGAAAGTGCGGCCAGCGGACTTCTGGCTGGGATGAATATGGCCAACCTCATGCGTGAGAAAGCAGTCGTGGAGCTGCCGGATACGTGTGTCATCGGATCGATGGCGCACTACATCACTCATGCCAGCGAGCGCTATTTTCAGCCGATGAATGCCAACTTCGGAATTATGCGTCTGTTGGAAAAGGTAAAGAAGAAGGAACGCAAGGAGGCATTTGCCAATCAGGCGCTATCCGTAATCGATACATACAAAAAGGAGTTTGACTGA
- the xerC gene encoding tyrosine recombinase XerC, giving the protein MEELLARFLQYMDSLNSGSVHTRAAYQRDIREFISFLQEEGIEELQDADRIIVMNYIASLREKPGVSGEMKNSTIARKLSSLRSFYRYLNEYVGITQNPFLYFKTPKRAKRIPEFLFYDEMDTFLSSFDLDTPDGLRDRAMFELMYACGLRVSEAASLRLYDIDLHDRILTIHGKGNKQRIVPFYALAGELLEHYLQEVRPQWMKEEHDIVFINQRGKGLTTRGIQYRMQLAADTCSLSVHVHPHMFRHSFATHLLDNGADLRVVQELLGHASLSTTQVYVHVTQERLKKAYTHAHPRAQEK; this is encoded by the coding sequence ATGGAGGAACTGCTTGCGCGGTTTCTGCAGTACATGGATTCCCTCAACAGCGGCAGTGTGCATACACGCGCCGCCTACCAAAGAGATATACGCGAGTTTATCTCTTTTTTGCAGGAAGAGGGAATTGAGGAGCTGCAGGATGCAGATCGCATCATCGTCATGAACTACATTGCCTCTTTGCGTGAGAAGCCCGGGGTCAGCGGAGAAATGAAAAATTCCACGATTGCCCGCAAGCTGTCCTCCCTTCGTTCCTTTTACCGCTATCTGAATGAATATGTGGGAATCACGCAGAATCCGTTTCTGTATTTTAAGACACCGAAGCGCGCCAAGCGGATACCGGAGTTTCTGTTTTATGATGAAATGGATACCTTTTTGAGCAGCTTTGATCTGGACACGCCGGACGGACTGCGGGATCGTGCGATGTTTGAGCTGATGTATGCCTGCGGTCTGCGGGTCAGTGAAGCGGCCTCCCTTCGGTTATACGATATCGATCTGCACGATCGCATCCTCACCATACACGGTAAGGGAAACAAGCAGCGCATTGTTCCCTTTTATGCGCTGGCAGGAGAGTTGCTGGAGCACTATCTTCAGGAGGTGCGTCCACAATGGATGAAGGAGGAACACGATATCGTGTTCATCAATCAGCGGGGGAAGGGGCTGACCACGCGCGGCATACAGTACCGCATGCAGCTGGCCGCTGATACCTGTTCGCTTTCCGTGCATGTGCATCCGCATATGTTCCGGCATTCCTTTGCGACGCATCTTTTGGATAACGGTGCCGACCTGCGTGTGGTACAGGAGCTGCTGGGACATGCATCGCTATCGACAACGCAGGTATATGTCCATGTGACACAGGAGCGGCTGAAGAAGGCCTACACGCATGCACACCCGCGTGCACAAGAAAAGTAA
- the rpsB gene encoding 30S ribosomal protein S2, producing MSVVTMRKLLESGVHFGHQTRRWNPKMKPNIYASRNGVYIINLEKTLEQLDTAYAAMKDIAEKGGKVLFVGTKKQAQAVVVEEALRSGSFFVNQRWLGGLLTNYRTIQKRVKRLVEIEEMEANGTLDLYPKKEIAQVKKQKARLENFLGGIKEMKKLPNAIFVIDPKEEHNAVAEAKKLGIPVFAMVDTNCDPETVDYPIASNDDAIRSVKLITTLMADAIVEAKGGLLSVAHNIDENENDVTMKDVIINVEEQIAENERRRRQRNEERRNRRPYDRNRNGRNAKAPYQRRENVRPAADSRPANNDSARSEAPKTAE from the coding sequence ATGTCAGTAGTAACAATGAGAAAATTATTGGAATCTGGTGTACATTTCGGTCATCAGACTCGCAGATGGAACCCAAAAATGAAACCAAACATCTATGCAAGCAGAAACGGTGTTTACATCATCAATCTGGAGAAAACTCTGGAACAGCTGGACACTGCATATGCGGCAATGAAAGATATCGCTGAAAAAGGCGGAAAGGTACTGTTCGTAGGTACGAAGAAACAGGCACAGGCTGTGGTTGTTGAGGAAGCGCTTCGCTCCGGAAGCTTCTTTGTAAATCAGAGATGGCTGGGTGGTCTGTTAACAAACTACCGTACGATTCAGAAACGTGTAAAACGTCTTGTTGAAATCGAAGAGATGGAAGCAAACGGAACACTGGACCTGTACCCTAAGAAAGAAATCGCACAGGTGAAGAAGCAGAAGGCTCGTCTGGAAAACTTCCTGGGCGGAATCAAGGAAATGAAGAAGCTGCCAAACGCAATCTTCGTTATTGATCCAAAAGAAGAACACAATGCTGTTGCAGAGGCTAAGAAGCTGGGAATCCCTGTATTTGCAATGGTGGATACAAACTGTGACCCTGAAACAGTCGATTACCCGATTGCTTCCAATGATGATGCAATCCGTTCCGTAAAACTGATTACAACTCTGATGGCAGATGCTATTGTAGAAGCTAAGGGTGGTCTGTTAAGCGTTGCTCACAATATTGATGAGAACGAAAACGATGTAACGATGAAGGATGTTATCATCAATGTGGAAGAGCAGATTGCAGAAAACGAAAGACGTCGTCGTCAGAGAAACGAGGAACGTCGTAACCGTCGTCCTTATGACCGTAACCGTAACGGACGCAATGCAAAGGCTCCTTACCAGAGACGTGAAAACGTACGACCTGCTGCAGACAGCAGACCGGCGAATAACGATTCCGCAAGAAGTGAAGCACCTAAGACTGCTGAATAA